Proteins encoded together in one Aurantiacibacter aquimixticola window:
- a CDS encoding ETC complex I subunit, whose protein sequence is MAEARIYKRPKSAMQSGKARIDEWVLDFAPAEAKKPDPLMGWSGSGDTRQQLQLTFPSSEAAQAYAEKHGIAARVHKVPPKKLKLQAYADNFR, encoded by the coding sequence ATGGCAGAAGCTCGTATCTACAAGCGTCCGAAAAGCGCGATGCAATCCGGCAAGGCGCGGATCGACGAATGGGTTCTCGATTTCGCGCCGGCGGAGGCGAAGAAGCCCGATCCGCTGATGGGCTGGAGCGGCAGCGGCGATACGCGCCAGCAATTGCAGCTGACCTTTCCCAGCAGCGAAGCCGCGCAGGCCTATGCGGAAAAGCACGGCATTGCCGCACGCGTGCACAAAGTGCCGCCGAAAAAGCTGAAGCTGCAGGCTTACGCCGACAACTTTCGGTAG
- a CDS encoding DNA polymerase III subunit gamma/tau encodes MSDSPDDLPWAPDDAEQPEDTGPSTAELEAAGQNSMFGDAPPEAASAPPPEAGPQSTPTPAPAPAADTSQPYRVLARKYRPQTFSQLIGQDPMVRTLANAIERDRLAHAFLMTGVRGVGKTSTARLIAKALNCIGPDGQGGPTIDPCGQCEPCTAIAEGRHIDVIEMDAASHTGIDDIREIIEAVRYATVSARFKIYIIDEVHMLSKAAFNGLLKTLEEPPEHVKFLFATTEVEKLPVTVLSRTQRFDLRRIPSELLEKHFGWVVEQEGVQAEDEALAMIAAAAEGSVRDGLSILDQAIAHADMESGDAAATVRAAKVRDMLGLADRGAQRRLFQHLLEGEPQKLLDAVADQYALGVEPLALLRSLMEFTHRIAVGQIGEPDAPSEEERAAIGEWAQRLSVGQVHRLWQLLLKGHDEVKSAPDPLVSAQMALLRVLHAADMPDPGKLAREIKDAALSGAAGQLGASPGGGATAKLHWPDVVERIENSGIKGAWSLGSLLKGQVRVVTLEPGKLEYNQPRGYDENIAPQLRTAFQQVFGARWEVAKVDVEGAPTLIEIEEAKRQAEAERIRNHPMVQAAYSAFPDARLIDQPDVPKRREDWSKSA; translated from the coding sequence ATGAGTGATTCCCCCGACGATCTGCCTTGGGCGCCCGACGATGCGGAGCAGCCGGAGGACACTGGCCCGTCCACGGCGGAGCTTGAGGCGGCAGGGCAGAACTCGATGTTTGGCGATGCGCCGCCGGAAGCGGCAAGCGCGCCTCCGCCAGAGGCCGGGCCGCAAAGTACGCCGACGCCAGCGCCAGCCCCCGCCGCCGATACATCGCAGCCCTACCGCGTGCTCGCTCGCAAATATCGCCCGCAGACCTTCAGCCAGCTGATCGGTCAGGACCCGATGGTGCGCACGCTCGCCAATGCGATTGAGCGGGATCGGCTTGCCCATGCCTTCCTGATGACGGGTGTTCGTGGCGTCGGAAAGACGTCCACCGCGCGGCTGATCGCCAAGGCGCTCAATTGCATCGGGCCGGACGGTCAGGGCGGGCCGACGATCGATCCATGCGGGCAATGCGAGCCGTGCACCGCCATTGCCGAGGGACGCCATATCGATGTCATCGAGATGGATGCCGCCAGCCATACGGGCATCGACGACATCCGAGAGATCATCGAGGCGGTGCGTTACGCCACGGTGTCCGCGCGCTTCAAGATCTACATCATCGACGAGGTGCACATGCTGTCCAAGGCGGCCTTCAACGGCTTGCTGAAGACGCTGGAAGAGCCGCCCGAGCACGTGAAATTCCTTTTCGCCACCACCGAGGTGGAAAAGCTTCCGGTGACGGTGCTCAGCCGCACCCAACGGTTCGACTTGCGGCGCATTCCCTCCGAATTGCTGGAGAAGCATTTCGGCTGGGTGGTCGAGCAGGAAGGCGTTCAGGCCGAGGACGAGGCGCTGGCGATGATCGCCGCGGCGGCCGAGGGTTCGGTGCGGGATGGCCTCTCGATCCTCGACCAGGCGATCGCCCATGCGGACATGGAAAGCGGCGACGCGGCGGCCACCGTGCGCGCGGCCAAGGTGCGCGACATGCTCGGCCTGGCCGACAGGGGGGCGCAGCGGCGGCTGTTCCAGCATCTGCTGGAGGGCGAGCCGCAAAAGCTGCTGGACGCGGTCGCGGATCAATACGCGCTCGGTGTCGAGCCGCTGGCGCTCCTGCGATCGCTGATGGAATTCACCCACCGCATCGCCGTCGGCCAGATCGGCGAGCCGGATGCGCCATCCGAAGAGGAGCGCGCTGCCATCGGCGAATGGGCGCAGCGGCTATCGGTCGGGCAGGTCCACCGGCTGTGGCAACTGCTCCTCAAGGGTCACGACGAAGTGAAGTCCGCGCCCGATCCGCTGGTTTCGGCGCAGATGGCACTGCTGCGCGTGTTGCACGCCGCCGACATGCCGGATCCCGGAAAGCTTGCGCGCGAGATCAAGGATGCAGCGCTGAGCGGCGCAGCGGGCCAGTTAGGCGCATCACCTGGCGGAGGCGCGACGGCGAAGCTGCACTGGCCCGACGTGGTCGAGCGGATCGAGAATTCCGGGATCAAGGGCGCATGGTCGCTGGGCAGCCTGTTGAAGGGGCAGGTCCGAGTGGTGACGCTGGAGCCGGGTAAGCTCGAATACAACCAGCCGCGCGGCTATGACGAGAACATCGCGCCGCAGCTTCGCACCGCTTTCCAGCAGGTGTTCGGCGCGCGGTGGGAAGTGGCAAAGGTCGATGTCGAAGGTGCGCCCACGCTGATCGAAATCGAGGAGGCGAAGCGGCAGGCGGAGGCCGAGCGCATCCGCAATCACCCGATGGTGCAGGCGGCCTATTCGGCCTTTCCCGATGCAAGATTGATAGATCAGCCGGACGTGCCGAAGCGGCGTGAGGACTGGTCGAAAAGTGCTTGA
- a CDS encoding YbaB/EbfC family nucleoid-associated protein, translating to MQNMEEMMKAAQEAAAKIQQQMQDAQVQLDNIEVEGSSGGGLVKVRASARGRIIGVAIDDSLMKPEEKSILEDLVTAAFNDARDKADRKAGEHMAEMQQGMGLPPGFNLPGMG from the coding sequence ATGCAGAACATGGAAGAAATGATGAAGGCCGCGCAGGAAGCGGCGGCGAAGATCCAGCAGCAGATGCAGGACGCACAGGTCCAGCTCGACAATATCGAGGTGGAAGGAAGCTCCGGTGGCGGGCTGGTGAAGGTCCGTGCGAGTGCACGTGGGCGCATCATCGGCGTCGCCATCGACGACAGCCTTATGAAGCCGGAAGAAAAGTCGATCCTCGAGGATCTCGTCACCGCCGCCTTCAACGATGCGCGCGACAAGGCGGATCGCAAGGCGGGCGAGCACATGGCGGAAATGCAGCAGGGCATGGGGCTGCCGCCGGGCTTCAATCTGCCGGGGATGGGCTGA
- a CDS encoding energy transducer TonB, translating to MAALGLTFSSDSQAQDEPIRLGPVTNWNLVYDDDSCALNRLFGEEGQRVLLSLRQFAPDEALTTTIASDDFRRRGQRRPATIGFLPDAEPERFQRPMPVETDNFGEGVMVQLSMLNDRQRGLSSELMNNQDLPLIVSDDSRDAREAEIYGLQVSDVFRQDVFLETGSMHPAMNAMRQCTDDMLVQWGVDVAAHRSLLRKVQPLEMDRWVRNIQARYPRNLAANGEQGVVRIRLSVSNEGSPTDCAVQSNFNNPTFDETACRELMDHARFEPALDRNGDPIDSFWQTSVIYQMQ from the coding sequence TTGGCGGCACTCGGACTGACGTTTTCATCGGACTCGCAGGCGCAGGACGAGCCGATCCGGCTGGGGCCCGTCACGAACTGGAACCTTGTCTATGACGACGATAGCTGCGCGCTCAATCGGTTGTTCGGCGAAGAGGGGCAGAGAGTGCTGCTCTCCTTACGTCAATTCGCTCCGGACGAGGCCCTGACGACAACCATTGCCAGCGACGATTTTCGCCGGCGCGGTCAGCGGCGGCCCGCCACGATCGGCTTCCTTCCGGATGCAGAGCCGGAGCGATTCCAGCGACCGATGCCTGTGGAGACCGACAATTTCGGCGAGGGCGTGATGGTGCAGCTATCGATGCTGAACGATCGACAGCGGGGCTTGTCGAGCGAACTGATGAACAATCAGGATTTGCCGCTGATCGTGTCGGATGACAGCCGCGATGCGCGCGAGGCGGAAATTTACGGCCTTCAGGTATCCGATGTTTTCCGCCAGGACGTCTTCCTCGAGACCGGTTCCATGCACCCTGCGATGAATGCCATGCGTCAATGCACGGACGATATGCTGGTGCAGTGGGGTGTGGATGTAGCGGCTCATCGGTCGCTTCTGCGCAAAGTGCAGCCGCTCGAGATGGATCGCTGGGTGCGAAACATTCAGGCGAGGTATCCGCGGAACCTCGCGGCCAACGGCGAACAGGGAGTGGTCCGCATTCGGCTCAGCGTGTCGAACGAAGGGAGCCCGACCGATTGCGCGGTCCAGAGCAATTTCAACAACCCCACTTTCGATGAGACGGCGTGCAGGGAATTGATGGACCATGCCCGGTTCGAACCGGCGCTGGATCGGAACGGCGATCCCATCGACAGCTTCTGGCAGACGTCCGTTATCTACCAGATGCAGTGA
- the lon gene encoding endopeptidase La, whose product MNAYPLLPLRDIVVFPGMVVPLFVGRDKSVAALEAAMENDRDILLVAQLDPTTDDPVREDLYDIGTIAQVQQMLKLPDGTVRVLVEGQARAKMSEMRLDGDFYLAQTAALDETTASGTEVAAMMRSALEQFSEYARINKKLPEDIESELAEIEDAGQLADAIAAALSAKVDTKQQLLAETDALKRLEVVFSLMESELSVQQVERKIRGRVKRQMEKTQREYYLNEQMKAIQSELGGDGEDGDELAELAKKIEETKLSKEAREKAESELKKLKGMQPMSAEATVVRNYLDVLLGLPWGKKSKLKKDIAKAQEVLDADHYALDKVKDRIVEYLAVQARTNKLKGPILCLVGPPGVGKTSLGKSIARATGREFIRQSLGGVRDEAEIRGHRRTYIGSLPGKIVSNLKKAGASNPLFLLDEIDKLGQDFRGDPASALLEVLDPEQNNKFQDHYLELDIDLSDIMFVTTANSLNLPQPLLDRMEIIRLEGYTEDEKVEIAQRHLIAKQVQDHGLKDGEFTLTEDGLRDLIRYYTREAGVRTLEREIANLARKSLRKILEKETESVTITAENLGDFAGVRKFKHGVGEEEPQVGAVTGLAWTSVGGELLTIESVTTPGKGEVKTTGKLGEVMNESIAAAFSFVKARAPAYGIKPSIFQRKNVHIHLPEGAVPKDGPSAGIGMVTSIVSTLTGISVRPDVAMTGEVTLRGRVLAIGGLKEKLLAALRGGIKTVLIPEENEKDLAEIPDNVKEGLEIIPVAHVDQVLECALTALPAPIEWTEADDIASQPQGQAGSVPPATTAH is encoded by the coding sequence ATGAACGCCTATCCCCTTCTGCCTCTTCGCGACATCGTGGTCTTTCCCGGCATGGTCGTCCCGCTCTTTGTCGGGCGCGACAAGTCCGTCGCCGCGCTCGAGGCGGCGATGGAAAATGATCGCGATATCCTGCTCGTTGCCCAGCTCGATCCGACCACGGACGATCCGGTGCGCGAGGATCTCTACGATATCGGCACCATCGCGCAGGTGCAGCAGATGCTCAAATTGCCCGACGGCACGGTTCGCGTGCTGGTGGAAGGGCAGGCGCGCGCGAAGATGAGCGAGATGCGTCTCGACGGCGATTTCTATCTCGCACAGACCGCCGCGCTCGATGAAACGACCGCCAGCGGCACCGAAGTCGCAGCGATGATGCGCAGCGCGCTCGAACAGTTTTCCGAATATGCGCGGATCAACAAGAAGTTGCCCGAGGATATCGAAAGCGAGCTTGCCGAGATCGAGGATGCGGGCCAGCTCGCCGATGCGATCGCCGCTGCGCTATCGGCCAAGGTCGACACCAAGCAGCAACTGCTCGCCGAAACCGATGCGCTGAAGCGGCTGGAAGTCGTGTTCTCGCTGATGGAGAGCGAGCTGTCCGTGCAGCAGGTGGAGCGCAAGATCCGCGGCCGCGTGAAGCGGCAGATGGAGAAGACCCAGCGCGAATATTACCTCAACGAACAGATGAAGGCGATCCAGAGCGAGCTCGGCGGCGACGGCGAGGATGGCGACGAGCTGGCTGAACTCGCCAAGAAGATCGAGGAAACCAAGCTTTCCAAGGAAGCGCGCGAGAAGGCCGAAAGCGAACTGAAAAAGCTCAAGGGCATGCAGCCCATGAGCGCCGAGGCGACCGTCGTTCGCAATTATCTAGACGTTCTGCTCGGCCTGCCATGGGGCAAGAAGAGCAAGCTGAAGAAGGATATCGCCAAGGCGCAGGAAGTGCTCGATGCCGATCACTACGCGCTCGACAAGGTGAAGGACCGGATCGTCGAATATCTCGCCGTGCAGGCGCGCACGAACAAGCTGAAGGGGCCGATCCTGTGCCTCGTCGGCCCGCCCGGCGTCGGCAAGACCTCGCTCGGCAAGAGCATCGCGCGCGCCACGGGCCGCGAGTTTATCCGCCAGTCGCTCGGCGGCGTGCGGGACGAAGCCGAAATCCGCGGCCACCGCCGCACCTATATCGGTTCGCTGCCCGGCAAGATCGTGTCGAACCTGAAGAAGGCGGGGGCGAGCAATCCGCTGTTCCTGCTCGACGAGATCGACAAGCTTGGCCAGGATTTTCGCGGCGATCCGGCATCGGCGCTGCTCGAAGTGCTAGACCCGGAGCAGAACAACAAGTTCCAGGATCACTATCTGGAGCTCGATATCGACCTTTCCGACATCATGTTCGTGACCACCGCGAACAGCTTGAACCTGCCGCAGCCCTTGCTGGACCGGATGGAGATCATCCGTCTGGAGGGCTATACGGAAGACGAGAAGGTCGAGATCGCCCAGCGCCACCTCATCGCCAAGCAGGTGCAGGATCATGGCCTCAAAGACGGCGAATTTACGCTGACCGAAGACGGCCTGCGCGACCTCATTCGTTATTACACGCGAGAGGCTGGCGTGCGTACGCTGGAGCGCGAGATCGCCAATCTGGCGCGAAAATCTCTTCGCAAGATCCTCGAAAAAGAGACCGAGAGCGTTACCATCACGGCGGAAAATCTCGGCGATTTTGCAGGTGTGCGCAAGTTCAAGCACGGCGTGGGCGAGGAAGAGCCGCAGGTCGGTGCCGTTACCGGTCTCGCCTGGACGTCGGTCGGCGGTGAGTTGCTGACGATCGAAAGCGTCACCACGCCGGGCAAGGGCGAAGTCAAGACGACCGGCAAGCTCGGCGAGGTGATGAACGAGTCCATCGCCGCAGCCTTCAGTTTCGTGAAGGCGCGCGCGCCGGCCTATGGCATCAAGCCCAGCATCTTCCAGCGCAAGAATGTCCATATCCACCTGCCCGAAGGCGCGGTGCCGAAGGATGGGCCGAGCGCGGGCATCGGGATGGTGACGTCGATCGTTTCAACCCTGACCGGAATTTCGGTACGGCCCGACGTCGCGATGACGGGGGAGGTCACTTTGCGCGGGCGTGTGCTGGCCATCGGCGGACTCAAGGAAAAGCTGCTGGCAGCCCTTCGTGGCGGCATTAAGACGGTGCTGATCCCGGAAGAGAACGAGAAGGACCTCGCCGAGATTCCCGATAATGTGAAGGAAGGTCTCGAGATTATCCCGGTCGCCCATGTCGATCAGGTGCTGGAATGTGCATTGACCGCGCTGCCAGCGCCCATCGAATGGACGGAGGCGGACGACATTGCCAGCCAGCCTCAGGGTCAGGCCGGCTCGGTGCCTCCTGCAACGACCGCACACTGA
- a CDS encoding HU family DNA-binding protein: MNKNELIGAVADSSGLSRNDATKAVEAVFDTITHTLSKGDEVRLVGFGTFSTAKRKASQGRNPRTGEPMTIKASTQPKFKAGKGLKDAVN, from the coding sequence ATGAACAAGAACGAACTGATCGGTGCCGTCGCAGATTCCAGCGGCCTTTCGCGCAACGATGCGACCAAGGCGGTGGAAGCGGTTTTCGATACCATCACCCACACGCTGTCCAAGGGTGACGAGGTTCGCCTGGTCGGGTTCGGCACGTTCTCGACTGCCAAGCGCAAGGCGTCGCAGGGCCGTAACCCCCGCACGGGCGAACCGATGACGATCAAGGCATCGACCCAGCCGAAGTTCAAGGCCGGCAAGGGTCTGAAGGACGCCGTGAACTGA
- the rlmB gene encoding 23S rRNA (guanosine(2251)-2'-O)-methyltransferase RlmB, protein MAKGKKKGMRGRAGRMQGGRGSGRAAKGQVRLWGRHAVEAALRNPRRQHRKLWATLEGLDSLDGELPPDFPLERAEVTDLARLVAKDAPHQGLVLECAPLDDLLLADVLSSKDGRPLVVLDQVTDPHNVGAILRSAAAFDAAAIVTQDRHAPPESGVVAKSASGALETVPWIRVVNLARALEEMAEAGYWRIGLAGEAEATFAEALPTGPVAVVLGAEGEGMRHNVGQHCDALARLPISDAMESLNVSNAGAIALYAIATRQ, encoded by the coding sequence ATGGCCAAGGGCAAGAAGAAGGGTATGCGCGGACGCGCCGGGCGGATGCAGGGCGGTCGCGGGTCGGGCCGTGCAGCGAAGGGGCAGGTGCGCCTGTGGGGCCGTCACGCCGTCGAAGCGGCGCTGAGGAACCCGCGCCGCCAGCACCGCAAATTGTGGGCGACGCTGGAGGGGCTGGATTCGCTCGACGGCGAATTGCCACCCGATTTTCCGCTCGAACGGGCCGAGGTGACGGACCTTGCCCGCTTGGTGGCGAAGGATGCACCGCATCAGGGCCTCGTGCTCGAATGCGCACCGCTGGACGATCTCCTGCTGGCCGATGTCCTGTCGAGCAAAGATGGAAGGCCGCTGGTGGTGCTCGACCAGGTTACCGATCCGCACAATGTCGGCGCCATTTTACGCTCCGCCGCGGCATTCGACGCCGCCGCGATCGTCACGCAGGATCGCCACGCTCCGCCGGAAAGCGGCGTCGTCGCGAAGTCGGCTTCCGGCGCTCTGGAAACGGTGCCGTGGATCCGCGTCGTCAATCTCGCCCGGGCGCTGGAGGAAATGGCGGAGGCCGGCTATTGGCGCATCGGCCTGGCCGGAGAAGCCGAAGCCACCTTCGCCGAAGCACTGCCGACAGGGCCCGTGGCGGTCGTACTGGGGGCGGAAGGCGAAGGAATGCGCCACAATGTCGGCCAACATTGCGACGCCCTCGCCCGCCTGCCGATCAGCGATGCGATGGAAAGCCTGAACGTCTCCAACGCGGGAGCGATCGCGCTTTACGCCATCGCCACACGCCAGTAG
- a CDS encoding tetratricopeptide repeat-containing sulfotransferase family protein, protein MDAEARLAAAQSQIKDGAFAAALETLAPLLAEEPPRRDALYMQAVALRYAARPREALTALQALKAASPDYGRAWQEEGHVYLATGRTDTALEAYRYATHCNPTLIASWERQIELLRQSGDVSGAQAAARQLAHVKSLPPAVLAASNHLHEGRLLKAEELARAFLKRHPRHVEAMRVLAEVGARLNIIEDAAFLLESALAFEPGNAAARLDYIQILRKQQRYEEAMTQARILHESDPTNPVFQSNLAIEAMHNNRFEEAFALFDEVLEKRPGDPATLTSRGHALKTFGQQDEAVESYRAAIRTMSQYGDAWFGLANLKTYRFTDDEVATMDAQEKAEGLPHQARVQLNFALGKALDDRQDYDRSFAHYERGNALKRAASRYDADQMSAEFQAQRDVCTPDLFARHEESGHPAPDPIFIVGLPRSGSTLLEQILASHSQVDGTLELPNILSLAHRLRRRKRVTEVSQYPQILHDLSPNQLQTFGEKYIEDTRIHRQGAPFFIDKMPNNFRHIGLIKLILPNAKIIDARREPMACCFSGFKQLFAEGQEFTYGLTEIGRYYHDYVELMRHWHGVLPGAICHVQYEDVVADTDAQVRRILDYLGLPFEDACVAFHKTERAVRTASSEQVRQPINTKGLAAWKPFEPWLDPLKDALGSALENYRL, encoded by the coding sequence GTGGACGCAGAAGCGCGCCTTGCCGCCGCCCAGTCGCAGATAAAGGACGGCGCTTTTGCAGCGGCGCTTGAAACGCTCGCCCCGTTGCTAGCGGAGGAGCCGCCACGACGCGATGCGCTTTACATGCAGGCGGTTGCGCTGCGCTATGCCGCGCGTCCCAGAGAAGCGCTGACGGCCTTGCAGGCGCTGAAAGCGGCGTCTCCCGATTACGGCAGAGCTTGGCAGGAGGAAGGGCATGTGTATCTCGCCACAGGGCGCACGGACACCGCGCTCGAAGCCTATCGCTACGCGACGCATTGCAACCCGACGCTGATCGCCAGCTGGGAGCGGCAGATCGAACTGCTGCGCCAATCGGGCGATGTCAGCGGAGCGCAGGCCGCCGCCCGGCAGCTTGCCCATGTGAAGTCGCTGCCACCGGCCGTGCTCGCCGCCAGCAATCATCTGCATGAAGGCCGCTTGTTGAAGGCGGAGGAGCTCGCCCGCGCCTTTCTCAAACGTCATCCCAGGCACGTCGAAGCGATGCGCGTGCTTGCCGAGGTGGGCGCGCGGCTCAACATTATCGAGGACGCGGCCTTCCTGCTGGAAAGCGCTTTAGCTTTCGAACCTGGCAACGCCGCCGCGCGGCTCGATTACATCCAGATCCTGCGCAAGCAACAGCGTTACGAAGAGGCGATGACGCAGGCGCGCATTCTTCACGAAAGCGATCCCACCAATCCGGTGTTCCAGTCCAACCTCGCGATCGAAGCGATGCACAACAATCGCTTCGAGGAAGCATTCGCGCTGTTCGACGAGGTGCTGGAAAAGCGGCCCGGCGATCCCGCTACGCTGACGTCGCGCGGTCATGCCTTGAAGACGTTCGGCCAGCAGGACGAAGCCGTTGAAAGCTACCGCGCCGCGATCCGTACCATGTCGCAATATGGGGATGCGTGGTTCGGTCTCGCCAACCTCAAGACCTACCGCTTCACCGATGACGAAGTCGCGACGATGGACGCGCAGGAAAAGGCGGAGGGCCTGCCGCATCAGGCGCGCGTGCAGCTGAACTTCGCTCTCGGAAAAGCACTGGACGACCGCCAGGATTACGACCGGAGCTTCGCGCATTACGAGCGCGGGAATGCCCTGAAACGCGCGGCGTCCCGCTATGATGCGGATCAGATGAGCGCCGAATTCCAGGCGCAGCGTGATGTCTGCACGCCAGACCTGTTCGCTCGGCACGAAGAAAGTGGCCACCCTGCCCCCGACCCGATCTTCATTGTCGGTCTGCCGCGCTCGGGCTCGACGCTTCTTGAACAAATTCTCGCCAGCCACAGCCAGGTGGACGGGACGCTCGAATTGCCGAACATCCTGTCGCTCGCGCACCGGCTGCGGCGGCGCAAAAGGGTGACGGAGGTGTCGCAATATCCGCAGATCCTGCACGATCTCTCACCCAATCAACTGCAGACCTTCGGCGAGAAATATATCGAAGATACGCGCATCCACCGTCAGGGCGCGCCGTTCTTCATCGACAAGATGCCGAACAATTTCCGGCATATCGGCCTGATCAAGCTGATCCTGCCGAATGCGAAGATCATCGACGCGCGGCGTGAGCCGATGGCGTGCTGTTTCTCCGGCTTCAAACAGCTCTTCGCCGAGGGACAGGAATTCACCTACGGCCTCACGGAAATCGGCCGCTACTATCACGATTATGTCGAACTGATGCGCCACTGGCACGGCGTGCTACCCGGCGCGATCTGCCATGTGCAATATGAAGATGTCGTCGCCGATACCGATGCGCAGGTTCGGCGCATCTTGGACTATCTGGGCCTCCCGTTCGAAGACGCCTGCGTGGCCTTCCACAAGACCGAGCGCGCGGTGCGCACAGCGAGCAGCGAACAGGTGCGCCAGCCGATCAATACGAAAGGCCTTGCCGCGTGGAAGCCATTCGAACCGTGGCTCGACCCGCTGAAGGATGCGCTCGGGAGCGCCCTGGAAAACTATCGGCTGTAA